The following proteins are co-located in the Maridesulfovibrio sp. genome:
- a CDS encoding MotA/TolQ/ExbB proton channel family protein, translating to MNKKNLIGVIVASSIFAGSFWLSGGIALYWNAAALAIVLSGLAVAVLLSYPVEQLREAFRVVQDTYSSRLATHEEIVETLLDLSVRSKMDGMLSLEKAGEKTTISFLRHALMLLVDNFEEDEIKDCLKTEMSFFNMRRGESERVFQSMARFAPAFGVAGSVIGLIGLLMGIDNPAMILKHIPVAFISTLYGVIFSNMIFAPMAETVRCRTRNELINQKMILDGVLAIKNEQNPYKLERKLAAFLVVDDREEKAEALRNITRKYIKMRREEKNSKDKILHEVPLVKAKAS from the coding sequence ATGAATAAAAAGAATTTAATCGGTGTCATAGTCGCCTCATCCATCTTTGCCGGAAGCTTTTGGCTCAGCGGTGGAATTGCCCTTTACTGGAACGCTGCGGCCCTTGCCATTGTTCTCTCCGGTCTGGCTGTTGCGGTTCTGCTCAGCTATCCGGTGGAGCAGCTTCGTGAAGCTTTTCGGGTGGTGCAGGACACTTATTCCAGCCGCCTTGCTACACATGAGGAGATTGTTGAGACCCTGCTTGACTTGAGTGTCCGGTCCAAGATGGACGGCATGCTTTCCCTTGAAAAAGCGGGCGAAAAAACAACGATCTCTTTTTTGCGCCATGCACTCATGCTGCTGGTGGATAATTTTGAGGAAGATGAAATTAAGGATTGCCTGAAGACTGAAATGTCATTTTTCAATATGCGCCGCGGAGAATCCGAGCGTGTATTTCAGTCCATGGCCCGTTTTGCCCCAGCTTTCGGTGTTGCAGGTTCAGTAATAGGTTTGATCGGCCTGCTTATGGGGATTGATAACCCGGCAATGATCCTTAAACATATTCCGGTAGCCTTTATTTCAACTCTCTATGGTGTAATCTTCAGTAATATGATCTTCGCGCCCATGGCTGAAACAGTTCGTTGCCGGACCCGCAATGAGCTGATTAACCAGAAGATGATTCTTGATGGTGTACTTGCCATTAAAAATGAACAGAATCCTTACAAACTGGAAAGAAAACTTGCAGCTTTTCTTGTTGTGGATGACCGCGAAGAGAAAGCTGAAGCACTCAGGAATATTACCCGCAAGTATATCAAGATGCGCCGGGAGGAGAAGAATTCCAAGGACAAGATTCTGCATGAAGTCCCTTTAGTGAAGGCTAAGGCGTCTTAG
- a CDS encoding FAD-dependent oxidoreductase, translated as MARYDYDLGVIGGGAAGLTIAAGAAQLGVKVLLIDKEEKLGGDCLHYGCVPSKTLIRSARVRHLMGRAGDFGLPEVELPPVDFVQVSKRIRDVIDTIQIHDSVERFNSLGVEVRFGEARFVDSYSVFLNGSNVSARSWVVATGSSPSVPPIKGLDEVSYLTNVDIFTLQELPESLVVLGGGPIAVEMAQSFQRFGSRVTVIQRSNQILSREDEDMAGYVMDGMAADGVRFILGAKVHEVRNCNEGVEVQLESGGEKLIVTGSQLLVAMGRRSNTSGMGLENIGVEIEHGSIVVDARMRTLVPHIYAAGDVTGKHLFTHAAGYEGGIVVSNAVFKIPRKADYTWLPWCTYTDPELASVGMNEKAAQKTGIKFKTVIEEFSSSDRALAEGEGRGRIKLLLNEKDKPIGCQIAAVHAGELLSEWVAAVNGKVGLATLAGAIHPYPTLAEMNKKVAGKLLGEKIFSDRVRSVLKLLFSYRG; from the coding sequence ATGGCTCGATATGATTATGACCTCGGCGTTATCGGTGGTGGAGCTGCAGGGCTGACTATTGCGGCCGGGGCCGCACAACTTGGCGTAAAGGTCCTTCTGATTGATAAAGAAGAGAAGCTGGGCGGGGATTGCCTGCACTATGGCTGCGTGCCCAGCAAGACCTTGATCCGTAGCGCCAGAGTGCGTCATCTTATGGGCCGTGCAGGTGATTTCGGCCTACCCGAAGTTGAGCTTCCTCCGGTGGATTTCGTTCAGGTTTCCAAGCGGATCAGGGATGTTATTGATACTATCCAGATTCACGATTCCGTGGAGCGGTTCAACTCGTTGGGAGTTGAGGTTCGTTTCGGGGAAGCCCGTTTTGTTGATTCTTACTCGGTTTTCTTAAACGGAAGTAATGTCTCGGCCCGTTCGTGGGTGGTTGCCACGGGTTCTTCTCCCTCTGTACCGCCTATCAAAGGTCTTGATGAAGTATCGTACCTTACCAATGTAGATATATTTACCTTGCAGGAACTCCCTGAATCATTGGTTGTGCTCGGCGGTGGTCCCATAGCTGTGGAAATGGCCCAGTCGTTCCAGCGGTTTGGCAGCAGAGTCACGGTCATTCAGCGCAGCAATCAGATTCTCAGCCGTGAAGATGAGGATATGGCCGGTTATGTCATGGATGGTATGGCTGCGGATGGGGTGCGTTTTATCCTTGGGGCAAAGGTTCATGAGGTCAGGAACTGCAATGAGGGTGTTGAAGTTCAGCTGGAATCCGGTGGGGAAAAATTGATAGTTACCGGTTCGCAATTATTGGTCGCCATGGGGCGCAGATCCAATACTTCCGGTATGGGGCTTGAGAATATAGGTGTTGAGATTGAGCATGGCTCTATTGTGGTGGATGCCCGTATGCGCACCTTAGTTCCGCATATTTATGCTGCTGGAGATGTGACCGGTAAGCATCTTTTTACCCATGCCGCAGGATATGAAGGCGGAATCGTCGTTTCCAATGCGGTTTTTAAAATTCCGCGTAAGGCTGATTACACTTGGTTGCCTTGGTGTACTTATACTGATCCTGAACTAGCCAGTGTTGGTATGAATGAAAAAGCAGCGCAGAAGACAGGTATTAAATTTAAAACGGTAATTGAAGAGTTTTCCTCCAGTGATCGCGCCCTTGCAGAAGGCGAGGGACGAGGCCGGATCAAGTTGCTGCTCAATGAAAAGGATAAGCCCATCGGGTGCCAGATTGCAGCGGTACATGCCGGAGAGTTGCTTTCAGAGTGGGTGGCTGCAGTGAACGGTAAGGTGGGGCTAGCAACTCTTGCTGGGGCTATCCATCCTTATCCCACACTTGCGGAGATGAATAAGAAAGTTGCCGGAAAATTACTTGGTGAGAAAATTTTTTCTGATCGGGTGCGCAGTGTTTTGAAGTTGTTGTTTTCGTATCGCGGCTAG
- a CDS encoding OmpA family protein, producing the protein MKFDEIKCELDLMEFNSGDTDTSGMNGWAVPWSDLMMVMFVLFVVLFIYSQSKENIKVIFEGNAQSEVAMNPADGLIEMISFHRDAMSSSARVIMTPEDVLYRSNDGAVSMKEEDGELKIVMRGSAFFTPGQTVFGAKTSKYLAEVAEVLKTSKHAIHIIGHTDASDADKVGTQNAFELSARRAAKVAEYLINTKSIDPVRIIVSGRGGVAPELPDDMGKVEGNNRRVEIVVINTDVNAQ; encoded by the coding sequence ATGAAATTCGATGAAATTAAATGTGAACTTGACCTTATGGAATTTAATTCAGGAGACACGGATACTTCCGGCATGAACGGCTGGGCAGTTCCGTGGTCAGACCTGATGATGGTTATGTTCGTTCTTTTTGTTGTGCTGTTTATCTACAGCCAATCGAAGGAGAATATAAAAGTCATTTTCGAGGGTAATGCCCAGTCAGAGGTTGCAATGAATCCTGCTGACGGCTTGATCGAAATGATTTCATTTCATCGTGACGCCATGTCAAGTTCTGCCAGAGTGATCATGACTCCCGAAGATGTGCTTTATCGCAGCAATGACGGTGCCGTGAGTATGAAGGAAGAGGATGGGGAACTTAAGATTGTCATGCGTGGCAGTGCCTTTTTCACTCCCGGACAGACTGTATTTGGTGCCAAGACCAGCAAGTATCTCGCTGAAGTTGCTGAAGTGCTCAAAACCAGCAAGCACGCCATTCATATTATCGGCCATACTGATGCTTCTGACGCTGACAAAGTGGGCACGCAGAACGCTTTTGAACTTTCCGCAAGACGCGCCGCCAAGGTTGCAGAATATCTGATCAATACAAAATCAATCGATCCGGTCCGTATTATAGTCAGCGGACGCGGCGGAGTTGCTCCGGAACTGCCCGATGACATGGGCAAGGTGGAAGGCAACAACCGCAGGGTCGAGATCGTAGTCATTAATACCGACGTCAATGCCCAGTAA
- a CDS encoding glucokinase, with protein MGLVLAVDIGGTNSRFAAFESGPGHKLVMKETVWLSSVEARSFDHLMEMLAASDFPYSPSDFDVTVIAVAGPVIGGVYCNVTNVDWDVDFRGGYKKYGFNAAVLINDFAAQAYACRTPAVEGCRIIHDAEISPTGTVGVIGAGTGLGHCALVPVPVSELGYVPVPSEGGHISFPCQTVDELDFCNFVMDKRKISYCCGDEVLTGRGLNMLHLYLTGEDLEPKLVAEKMKQGGKTLEWYSRFTARCCRNYAITVCATGGLYIAGGIVAKNPFVVEQPVFIEEFLDSSSMGDLLKQIPVFLNDNQESGLYGAALRGVLHI; from the coding sequence ATGGGACTTGTTCTTGCCGTAGATATTGGGGGCACAAACAGCAGGTTTGCCGCATTTGAATCCGGCCCGGGCCATAAGCTGGTTATGAAGGAAACTGTCTGGCTTTCCAGTGTTGAAGCTCGCAGTTTTGATCATCTTATGGAAATGTTGGCCGCAAGTGATTTTCCGTACTCGCCGTCGGATTTTGATGTCACGGTTATAGCTGTGGCCGGTCCGGTAATTGGCGGTGTTTACTGCAATGTTACCAACGTTGATTGGGATGTTGATTTTCGGGGCGGTTATAAAAAATACGGCTTCAACGCTGCCGTGCTGATTAACGATTTTGCGGCTCAGGCCTATGCCTGCCGTACTCCGGCGGTAGAGGGCTGCCGGATCATCCATGATGCTGAAATTTCACCTACAGGTACGGTGGGAGTGATCGGTGCCGGAACCGGATTGGGCCATTGTGCATTGGTCCCTGTTCCTGTCTCCGAACTGGGGTATGTTCCTGTGCCGTCCGAGGGCGGGCATATCAGCTTCCCCTGCCAGACAGTAGATGAGTTGGATTTTTGTAACTTCGTTATGGATAAGCGCAAAATTTCTTATTGCTGCGGTGATGAAGTGCTCACCGGACGCGGCTTGAATATGCTGCACCTATATCTTACCGGAGAAGACCTTGAACCGAAACTGGTCGCTGAAAAGATGAAGCAGGGCGGTAAGACCCTGGAATGGTATTCGCGATTCACTGCCCGTTGCTGCCGCAATTATGCCATAACTGTTTGCGCCACCGGAGGGTTGTACATTGCCGGAGGTATTGTGGCTAAAAATCCCTTCGTGGTTGAGCAGCCTGTGTTCATTGAAGAATTTCTCGATTCCAGTTCCATGGGTGATCTTTTGAAGCAGATACCTGTATTTTTAAATGACAATCAGGAGAGCGGGCTCTACGGAGCTGCCTTGCGTGGTGTGCTGCATATTTAA
- a CDS encoding transporter substrate-binding domain-containing protein, with protein MSPKILKNTALLSALFVCMLLVSLTGWAEGYSLVSLEYEPYSYSQNGTFKGYDIEVIEECFRRMGEDLEIELIPWSRALRMGMAGETDGVFGIFRRPERVEKMFFSEPVRAEKISFFVRKDSPLVFNGDLTQLKNCSFGVVGGYSYGKEVDSFFKNEVPESRVEIGVSPEMNITKLLRGRFDIYVGDTFSSLNTMHKMGVAGQIRRLGPPVNISAVHVAFSRKRKLGRLRDRFDAALEAMRLDGTLDRIKKKYFDE; from the coding sequence ATGTCTCCTAAAATACTAAAAAATACAGCACTATTATCAGCCTTGTTTGTTTGCATGTTACTTGTAAGCCTGACAGGATGGGCGGAAGGGTATTCTTTGGTTTCCTTGGAATATGAGCCGTATTCGTATTCACAGAATGGTACATTTAAAGGCTATGACATAGAAGTCATAGAAGAATGTTTCCGCCGTATGGGAGAAGATTTGGAAATTGAGCTTATCCCGTGGTCACGAGCATTGAGAATGGGAATGGCCGGAGAAACCGATGGCGTCTTCGGTATATTCAGGCGTCCTGAGCGGGTTGAGAAGATGTTTTTCAGTGAACCTGTTCGTGCTGAGAAGATATCTTTTTTTGTACGCAAAGATTCCCCTCTTGTTTTTAACGGTGATTTAACTCAACTTAAGAACTGTTCATTCGGAGTGGTTGGCGGTTACAGCTATGGGAAGGAAGTAGATTCCTTTTTCAAGAATGAAGTTCCGGAATCACGTGTTGAAATAGGCGTTTCTCCGGAAATGAATATTACCAAGCTTCTTAGAGGACGATTTGATATTTATGTAGGCGATACTTTTTCCTCATTAAATACCATGCATAAAATGGGCGTCGCGGGACAGATTCGAAGGCTGGGCCCTCCGGTTAATATAAGTGCTGTCCATGTTGCTTTTTCCAGAAAGCGTAAATTGGGGCGTTTGCGTGATAGATTTGACGCAGCCCTTGAGGCAATGCGTTTAGATGGAACTCTGGATCGGATAAAGAAAAAATATTTTGATGAGTAG
- a CDS encoding MBL fold metallo-hydrolase, translating into MKVCIWGARGSLSATFNAERARAKVKAALEIAVEKGIDSTTDLDQFIDNELPFPVRGSYGTNTPCIQVEGQGDEYIICDCGTGLRDLGNKIMADRHGAPGAHFHILMSHLHWDHVQGFPFFVPAYIPGNKITFYGGHPNIEKVLRNQQSEPCFPVHFDNLAAEFDFVRLKNGQKFQVAGVDIEIKAQYHPGGSFGYRFEKDGKSAVYSTDCEHKSATALADKGFVEFFKEADLLIMDAQYSFAEANSIKEDWGHSNNIIAVELSGMAKVKTLCLFHQEPVMNDFQLQKFLDDTIEFSQLAEFRPDKIIMAQDGLCIDL; encoded by the coding sequence ATGAAGGTATGCATCTGGGGAGCACGAGGTTCCCTGTCTGCCACATTCAATGCCGAAAGAGCCAGAGCCAAGGTCAAGGCCGCACTTGAGATCGCAGTTGAAAAGGGAATCGACTCAACTACGGATCTTGACCAGTTTATTGACAATGAGCTCCCTTTCCCTGTTCGTGGTTCCTATGGAACCAATACTCCCTGTATTCAGGTTGAAGGGCAGGGGGATGAATATATCATTTGCGATTGCGGCACCGGACTGCGAGATCTGGGTAACAAGATTATGGCTGACCGTCATGGTGCTCCGGGAGCGCATTTTCATATCCTCATGTCCCACCTGCATTGGGATCATGTGCAGGGTTTCCCTTTTTTCGTTCCCGCATACATTCCCGGTAATAAAATAACATTCTACGGTGGGCATCCCAATATTGAAAAGGTTCTGCGTAATCAGCAGAGTGAGCCATGCTTTCCGGTTCATTTTGATAATCTGGCTGCAGAATTTGATTTTGTTCGGTTGAAGAACGGGCAGAAATTTCAAGTTGCCGGAGTCGATATTGAGATCAAGGCCCAATACCATCCGGGTGGTTCTTTCGGATACCGTTTTGAAAAAGACGGCAAGTCTGCTGTGTATTCAACGGATTGTGAGCACAAAAGTGCTACAGCCCTTGCGGATAAGGGCTTTGTTGAATTTTTTAAGGAAGCGGACCTTTTGATCATGGATGCCCAGTATTCTTTTGCCGAGGCTAATTCCATCAAGGAAGATTGGGGGCATTCCAATAATATCATTGCGGTTGAGCTTTCAGGTATGGCTAAGGTCAAAACCCTTTGCCTATTCCATCAGGAACCTGTGATGAATGATTTTCAGCTCCAGAAGTTTCTGGATGATACCATTGAATTTTCGCAGCTTGCCGAGTTCCGGCCGGATAAGATTATTATGGCTCAGGACGGGCTGTGTATCGACCTGTAG